GCTGCTGTGTAGGCTGCTGCTCCTGTGAGTAGTATGGCGATTATTCGTGTTAGCTGGATGATGGCCGTGTTGCTAGGTGGGATAATGAGGAGGATGGGTGCTATGGCGGCTGTCATAAGGAGGGCGGCGGCGATGTATTTTACTAGAGGTTTTGCGGGAAGTTTGAAGTGTATTCTGGGGCGTGAGAAGAGGTAGCCCACTGTTGTCAGTGATGTGGTGAACCCGAGGTGTGCATAGGCCCAGAGCTGTGCGGTCTCTACATGAGACATGGCCGCAGATTTTGCATACATCGTTGCGAGCGAAAAGGCAGCGATGTACAAGCTTGAGAGAACAAGGTTGACCAGGTTGTATCGGAAAATTCCCGACCTAAGATAATCGGCTAGAGAGACATCACTTCTCTTATCCACCTCATCCAAGCCGCCGACAACGCTGGAGAAGAAGTAGCTAAGCCCGTTTATGAAGTAGCTAATCGATAAGACAACGAGTATGGAGGAGGCCTCTGCATATGCTGGCCTGAGAAGTTGTAGAATGTCTCTGCCCAGGGCTAGAGCGCCGAATAGTAGCGGGACGCCGAGAAGCATGGCGAACCGGAAAACCTTTTCGATGTCTCTTGAGCCGCCTCCACTGAGCAGTACGGGGTAGAGACCTAGTACCAGGTTGTTGTACATGCCGACTACAAGGGCGACGGTCAAAGCGGCTTGCCAGTAGGCGAGAGGTATAGCGGAGCCGTAAAGAACGCCGCCGAGAAAAACATCCAACCCATAGACGAATCCGCCCACTACGTTCAGCAGAGGCACAGCGAACCCCTTCAACCACCTAATCAAGTCTCTCGGCTCGAATCGGCCGAGAACGTTACGCTGCAGATAAACGAGGAGAAGGGCTTGGATAAGCTGAGCTAATGCGAGGGAGATGAATACACCCGCTAATCCTAGGCCGAGAAAATACACCGCGACGACCGCGAATATGACTTTAGCCACTTCGAAGACCGCGAAGCCGTAAGCCGATGCGATGGGTTTATGGCCGTAGGACACACCCTCTGCCGTGTTTAGGAGATGTAGGATGGGGAGCTGCATCAAGCCCAGCATGACAACCCATGGTTCTCGGCCTATGGCCTCGGCTGAAAAAGCCACAGCCCCGAGATAAGCCATGGAGAGAATCAGCGACATGAAGGCTGAGCCGGCTAACGCGGTTTTGAGAGGCTTGCCGCCGCGGCCCGCATCCCTCGCGGCCCAGAAGCTGATGAAAGAGGCTGTCACGGCGAAGTATGAAACCAGCCTGCCGACGTAGGTCCATGCACCGAAATCCTCCTCCGAAAGCCTACGCGCAACAATCACGGAGAAGACGAGTCCCGAGGCCAGGCTCCCCATCCTAACCAAGAATGATACAAACCCTGTGAGCCTAAGCCGCGGCCTCCCCGACAACGGAAAACGCTTAATTATCCAAGGTATTAACGATGAAAACATATCTGGGCCGGGATGAAAGGTGGGGGGTGATGGGGGTTAAGCTGGCTACGGCTGTGGCGGCTTATCCTTTCTACAATTTTAGGTATCTCAGGCTTTTGGACTAGTTTGCGAAGGTTTTTGATGTATATTGTTTCGCGGGTTCAGCTCTCGGGAAAAAGGTTAAGCTGAACAACCTTAGGCTGGCATATGTTTATCCTTTTACGATTCCACGCAGGATAAGTTACTTTGTCGGTCCCTATGTGACCCAAGCTTTTATCAACCTTGCTGGGGCGGATGTTGTCTGGCTGTTTGACACGGCCACGGCTCTGGCTCCCAATTTTTTACATTCTCCTGTTGTGCTGGATGTTGATGATCCAAAGGTTGTGTTGCCCGTCGATGAGTTGGCTAAGCAGTCGAAGCTGTCTCTGGTGAACGAGATGAGGATGCTGATGGATAAGCGGGTTAGGAAAATTGTTGTTACAACAGAGATTATTAGACGGAAGTTCGTCAAACTTGGAGTTGATGAAGAGAAGATTGAGGTGATTCCCAATGGTGTTGATTCAGAGCTGTTTAAACCCTCTCCTCTACCCGATGAGCCGGTTGTGTTATACTATGGCACGTTCCAGCCCCATCGAGCAAACCTCCTCATCAAAGTGGTGGAAAAAATCACGTCCATACGCAGTGATGTAAGATTTCTACTAATAGGTGATGTCCCGAAGCCGATGGTAGATACTTTAAGAAGGATGGCAGGTGAAAAGGTGGAGCTACCCGGGTTCATTCCACGTGACAAGCTTCCCCCATTTATTCAAAGGTCTAAAATATGCATTTTTACGCAAGACCGGTCATTGGGTGGACGACATCCAGCTAAGCTACTCGACTACATGGCTTCTGGAAGGCCCGTGGTCACAACCAATGTCGACGAATCCTTTCCCATACGAGAGTCTGGCGCAGGTTTGATAACTCCCGTGGACGCAGACAAAATGGCTGAAGCCGTTGTCAAACTACTTGACGACGACGCTCTAGCGAGGCAAATGGCTGCAAGAGGAGTCCAATACGCTAAAAGGTTTGACTGGCGCAACATGGTCAACAAATACATAACCCTAATCAAACAGGTAGCCCAGACGTAACCCGCTCAAAACTCCCACAACACAGAAATTATTCGGACAGATTTCCCTGACCCTAATCGACTTGTGCAAAATTTTCCCATCACCTAGTCTTTTGTGCACCTTCTCCAAAGTCTCGTGAGCCCGTGAACCCTTAAAAACCAAAGCAACATCGACCCTGCAGGCCCGCGGGCAATGTTCCAAAGCAGGACATCAGCATCCAACACACCGAGAGAATATTCCGAGGCTGCAGAGCGATGAGAGTGCTCTTCACCGCAAGCGGTGAAAAAGTCGGCGGCGCAACCCTCGCCATGCTCCACCTAATGCTCGGCCTCCCCAGCCAAGGCATCCAACCCATACTCCTCACACCAACCACATCCGCAATAGACCCAAGCCTAGCAAAGAAACTTGTAGAAAAAAGTGTCTTGATAATCGAGGCCCGCCGCAGGATGAAAGGTGTCCTCCACTGGCTCTGGCTCTTCCTAACAACCCTCAGGCTAGCTAGAAAACTTGGCGTAAAAATAATCCATACACATGGCCCAAAAGAAGCAGCCATAATGGGCCTAGCCGCGAAAATACTCCGCCTAAAACATGTTTACACAGTTGAGGGCGACCCAGTAATAGAAACCTTCATCAACAAAAGCGGCCTCAAAGCAACAATAACTAACAAACTGCTCTTCAAAATAGGCCTTAGACTTGCCGATGAAGTGGTGGGATGCAGCCGATGGATGGCCACCCACATCGAGAAAACCTATGGAAGAAAAGCCACACCAATATGGAACCCCATCGACCACGAAAAATTCTCCAACAGCACAGAACACCAACCGGACCAGAAAACCATCCTCACCGCAGCCAGGCTCGACAAAGTCAAAGACATAGAAACACTATTGCACGCCATCGAAGACATAGAGCCCATGAACCGCCCAAAACTCCTCATCGCGGGAGACGGCCCCCTCAGAGAAACACTCACCGAAATAGTGAAAACAAAAAAACTACAAGACAACGTCATTTTCCTCGGACATAGAACCGACGTTGAAAAACTGATGGCCAAGGCATCCATCTTCATACTCCCATCGATCTACGAACCCTTCGGCATGGCAGCAGCCGAAGCACTGGCCGCAGGCAAACCAGTCATAGCATCAAACATAGGCGGCCTCAGAGAAATAGTGGACCACGGCGTAAACGGCCTCCTCTTCACACCAAAAAACCACCACGAACTCGCACAACACATAACAAAACTCCTACAAGACAAAAAACTATGGACCACATTCTCACAAAACGCCAGAGAAAAATCAGCCATCTACAAACCCGAGAACATAGCGAAACGATACCTAGAGGTTTACAGGCGATGCTTAGGTTAAAAAATGGGTCAACAGCCTTCGAGGCATGATAATAGTCACGGGGGCACTGGGTTTTATAGGCAGCCACCTGACCGAAGCCCTCCTCGACAAAGGCGAACAAGTAGTGGGAGTCAGCCACCCGAAACCACCTGAAAACAACATCAACATATTAACCAGCCACAAAGCCGCATCAAACCTCCGCATAATATACAGCGACCTGAAAAACCTCGACGAAGTGAAGCAGATAATGAAAACAAACGCCCCCACACATGTATACCATCTCGCGGCACTCGCCTCCCACAGACTGAGCATGTCCGAGCCATACAAGTACCTCGAAAACAACATACTCACTACACTCAACATCCTCGAGGCAGCTCGCATCACCGAGCCTGGCCCACGTATAGTTTTCTCATCAAGCAGCAGCATCTACGGAAACAACACACCGCCGCTGAGAGAGGACATGAAGCCCGACCCAAGAGGCCCCTACGCTCTAAGCAAATGGATATGCGAAGAACTATGCAGCCAATACGTCAGAGACTATGGACTCAACGTCGTCACAGTAAGATATTTCAACGTCGTCGGCGAAAGATGCAGAGGAAACATAGTTTTCCGAGTCTTCGCAGAACATGCGTCTAAGAACATTGACCTAGAGGTTTACGGCCGATACATCAACGGAGTCTTCAAACCCGCAGCCCGTGACTTCACATACGTAAAAGACGCCGTCCAAGGTACTATTCTCGCGGCCGAGAAAGGCGGAAAAGGCGAGGTCTACAACATCGGGTTCGGGAGACCGGTCAGCGTCAAAACAGTGGCTGAACTAATCATAAAAAACCTGGGAAGCCGTTCAAAAATAGTGGAGAAGGAGCTCAAGCCACATGAAAGCCTCGAAAGCTACTCAGACAACACCAAAGCACGTAAACAACTCGGCTGGAAACCTGTAACAGACATAGAAGAGATGGTGAAAAAATTCATAGAATACTGGAAAAACACGACCCACGACCCCCTACACTGATAAGCCACATAACGTTATCGACTTCTGGACGATGGCTTAGAGGCTGCGGAAGCAGTTCATCGATTTGCTGGAGAAGGATGTCGAGTTCCGGATTGCGGTGACTGGCTGTCTCGGGTTATCCGAGGTTTTGAAGAGGCTTGACATGGTGGAAGGCTAAGCTCTTCGTCGCCGTACATTGCCGTTTCTCTCTCCTTCCTCAAAGCTCTCGATATGGAGGCCAGCTCATCAATCTGCTCATTCATCCACGGTGGGAACCTGCTTCTCTCTCTTCTGAGTATTGGTCCGACATCATGCCATTTAGGCGGCTCGACTCCGAACGGTCTCAACGCGGCTTTGAGGGAAAGCTCCACAAAGTCTTACGGTGTATGGTAGCTGCCTTTCTGCAGGGCTGTTCTCGCTGTTGTCAACCTCTCCTCGGCCTGTCTAAGGTTGGACCTAGCCATCTCCAGATTGTCCACTTATCTTCACCCTCTTGACTCCTCCGCCTTTCCAGAGTCTCCAGTACCATTTCCTACCTATCCACACCCTTTCAGCACCCATCTTCTTTAGATTAGCCTTGAGAGAGTTGAGGAGGTTTGTGAGGAAACTGTCTCTGTCGTATAGGATTATGGCGTCTTCAGTCATGTCTAGGAGTATGCTGGGTATTCGCGCGGCTTCGCCGGGTGTGAGGATGATTGGTGATATGGAGATACCGTAGCCCTGTCCACAAAGAGTGTCCAGAAGCATGTCCAAATCTTTCTCGCATTCTATGAACAGCTCGGTTCTATCCAGTCTGTTCATAGGCAGCTTTTCACACACAACCATCACATCCAAATCGCTTTCTTTCCCGGCTTCACCTCTCGCAGCAGAGCCGAAAACAACGACGGAGACCAGCCGTTCACCCAGCCGTCGGCGAAGGCTTTCCACCAGCTTTTGAGCAAGTGTTCTATACGGCTCTGCCAGCAAAGTGTCGTCCATATAAGGGGGTTGCCGATGTAATTAAAAGTGTTGCATGTTTCTCCGAGATTTGTGTTGGTGATTGCTTTGGTGGGTGATGTTTTTTAGGTGATGATTTTTAGTGGTATGGGGTTGTGGCAGCTATTCTGTTTGTGAGGTGGCTGGTGCGAGGACTCTTTTGAGGTAGTTTTGTCTGTTTCTTTGTCGTGGGAAGGGTGATTTGCGTGGTTTGGCTTCGAGCTTAGGTGTCTGGCTTCTCACTTTTCCCGCTTTTGTGATGCTTCCGTGGGAGGGCATACCAGGGTGTCTTCTGTTTTCCCGTATTTTAAGGCTATCTTGTTTTGGATAGTCATGCTGATAGATGTTCAGCCGTATGGGTGCGGTTCCGTTAAAATT
The sequence above is drawn from the Candidatus Caldarchaeum subterraneum genome and encodes:
- a CDS encoding glycosyl transferases group 1, with amino-acid sequence MRVLFTASGEKVGGATLAMLHLMLGLPSQGIQPILLTPTTSAIDPSLAKKLVEKSVLIIEARRRMKGVLHWLWLFLTTLRLARKLGVKIIHTHGPKEAAIMGLAAKILRLKHVYTVEGDPVIETFINKSGLKATITNKLLFKIGLRLADEVVGCSRWMATHIEKTYGRKATPIWNPIDHEKFSNSTEHQPDQKTILTAARLDKVKDIETLLHAIEDIEPMNRPKLLIAGDGPLRETLTEIVKTKKLQDNVIFLGHRTDVEKLMAKASIFILPSIYEPFGMAAAEALAAGKPVIASNIGGLREIVDHGVNGLLFTPKNHHELAQHITKLLQDKKLWTTFSQNAREKSAIYKPENIAKRYLEVYRRCLG
- a CDS encoding NAD-dependent epimerase/dehydratase; its protein translation is MIIVTGALGFIGSHLTEALLDKGEQVVGVSHPKPPENNINILTSHKAASNLRIIYSDLKNLDEVKQIMKTNAPTHVYHLAALASHRLSMSEPYKYLENNILTTLNILEAARITEPGPRIVFSSSSSIYGNNTPPLREDMKPDPRGPYALSKWICEELCSQYVRDYGLNVVTVRYFNVVGERCRGNIVFRVFAEHASKNIDLEVYGRYINGVFKPAARDFTYVKDAVQGTILAAEKGGKGEVYNIGFGRPVSVKTVAELIIKNLGSRSKIVEKELKPHESLESYSDNTKARKQLGWKPVTDIEEMVKKFIEYWKNTTHDPLH
- a CDS encoding DNA polymerase beta domain protein codes for the protein MDDTLLAEPYRTLAQKLVESLRRRLGERLVSVVVFGSAARGEAGKESDLDVMVVCEKLPMNRLDRTELFIECEKDLDMLLDTLCGQGYGISISPIILTPGEAARIPSILLDMTEDAIILYDRDSFLTNLLNSLKANLKKMGAERVWIGRKWYWRLWKGGGVKRVKISGQSGDG
- a CDS encoding small subunit ribosomal protein S30e, with translation MPSHGSITKAGKVRSQTPKLEAKPRKSPFPRQRNRQNYLKRVLAPATSQTE